From Paraflavitalea devenefica, the proteins below share one genomic window:
- a CDS encoding HopJ type III effector protein — protein MTTNGKTSEFAEHYQSVLNNPDGTDHQNIRQFMAHGWPGVVFEGKALLEK, from the coding sequence ATTACAACAAATGGTAAGACATCAGAATTTGCAGAACACTATCAATCGGTATTAAATAACCCGGATGGTACTGATCACCAAAACATCAGGCAGTTTATGGCGCATGGCTGGCCGGGAGTGGTTTTTGAGGGGAAAGCCTTGCTGGAAAAGTAG
- a CDS encoding TonB-dependent receptor, with product MATEGPGGSIKGKILTADGKPATSVTIQIKENKKATMTDENGLFTFKKLLPGKYTLQVTLVGYRSEEKTVEIIKDETQTIELNIQVSDNELQEVVVSAGANKFGRKESDYVARLPLKNLENPQVYNVVGKALIEEQVITTMDDALKNAPGVNRLWSSTGRPGDGASFFSMRGFSVQPTMINGVPGLTNGGIDPANIERIESIKGPSGTLFGSSLISFGGLLNIVTKKPYEHFGGEVSYITGGFGLSRITADINTPLDKDKNALLRVNAAYHNEGSFQDAGFKKSFFIAPSFSYRVNDKLSFLVNTEFYTSEATNTLMVFLNRSRQLIARTPKELNMDFNRSYTSNDITYKNPTMNLFGQMNYKISDKWTSQTNLSRSVRKSDGYYSYVMFLDGNPNSPPATLPANDTLISRFVYYQNSVTTTTDLQQNFIGDFYIGQFRNRVVAGIDVMQIQAVNDNSAYALFDYVNVTRNNDPRYGQLTRAAVDAKLAVTPGATKVGTNTYTYSAYVSDVFNITPQLTAMASLRFDYFDTKPSVNYNTGAKSGKYDQKALSPKFGMNYQVLDDKLSVFANYMNGFRNVAPVAANQAANYPVNLEPQQANQYEAGVKTDLFNHKLTLTASYYNIEVTNITRSISVDDPNSTDPAKMLNVTIQDGNQRSRGVEVDLVANPLPGLNIVAGYAYNDSKILNAAPATKDRRPNTAGPSSLANAWISYTFRSGKLQGFGAGVGGNYAGENIITSTLATGDFTLPSYTVVNATLFYNASKFRIALKADNIADKEYFGGWTTVEKQMPRRFSGSVAFRF from the coding sequence TTGGCGACGGAAGGCCCCGGGGGTAGTATAAAAGGTAAGATACTTACTGCAGATGGTAAGCCGGCTACATCGGTTACTATACAGATAAAAGAAAATAAGAAAGCAACAATGACCGATGAAAACGGATTGTTTACTTTCAAAAAACTGCTTCCCGGCAAATATACTCTGCAGGTTACCCTCGTAGGCTATAGGTCTGAAGAAAAAACAGTAGAAATCATAAAGGATGAAACGCAGACGATAGAGCTGAACATCCAGGTATCGGATAATGAACTGCAGGAAGTAGTTGTGTCGGCTGGTGCCAATAAATTTGGCCGCAAGGAAAGTGACTATGTGGCGAGACTGCCCCTTAAGAACCTGGAGAACCCACAAGTATATAATGTAGTAGGTAAAGCGCTGATCGAAGAGCAGGTAATAACCACCATGGATGACGCGCTGAAAAATGCACCCGGTGTGAACAGGCTGTGGTCTTCTACAGGCCGCCCTGGCGATGGTGCGAGCTTCTTTTCCATGCGTGGCTTTTCTGTACAGCCTACCATGATCAATGGTGTGCCGGGTTTGACCAACGGCGGCATCGATCCGGCCAATATTGAAAGGATCGAGAGCATCAAAGGACCCTCCGGCACCCTGTTTGGCAGCAGCCTGATCTCCTTTGGCGGTTTGCTCAACATCGTCACCAAAAAGCCTTACGAACACTTTGGCGGAGAGGTAAGCTATATCACCGGAGGCTTTGGGCTTAGCCGCATCACGGCCGACATCAATACCCCACTCGACAAGGATAAAAATGCCTTGTTGCGTGTAAATGCTGCTTATCATAACGAAGGCAGTTTCCAGGATGCCGGCTTTAAAAAATCCTTTTTCATTGCGCCTTCGTTCTCTTATAGAGTAAACGACAAGCTTTCATTCCTGGTGAATACCGAGTTCTATACCAGCGAAGCGACCAATACCCTGATGGTGTTCCTGAACAGGAGCCGGCAGTTGATCGCCAGAACACCTAAGGAGCTGAACATGGATTTCAACAGGTCGTATACCAGCAATGATATCACTTATAAGAACCCTACGATGAACCTGTTCGGCCAGATGAACTACAAGATCTCCGACAAGTGGACGTCACAGACCAACCTCTCCAGGAGTGTACGCAAAAGTGATGGGTACTATTCTTATGTGATGTTCCTGGATGGTAACCCTAACTCCCCGCCTGCAACCCTTCCTGCCAACGATACGTTGATCTCCCGCTTTGTATATTACCAAAACTCGGTAACTACTACTACTGACCTTCAGCAAAACTTTATTGGTGATTTCTATATCGGCCAGTTCCGGAACAGGGTCGTGGCAGGTATTGATGTCATGCAAATACAGGCAGTAAACGACAACTCTGCCTATGCCCTGTTCGACTATGTGAATGTGACAAGGAACAATGATCCACGCTATGGTCAGTTGACACGCGCAGCGGTAGATGCCAAACTGGCTGTTACGCCTGGCGCTACCAAAGTAGGCACCAATACCTATACCTACAGCGCTTATGTATCTGATGTATTCAATATTACCCCACAGTTGACTGCCATGGCCAGTCTGCGTTTCGACTATTTCGATACCAAGCCCAGCGTCAACTACAATACCGGTGCTAAATCCGGTAAATACGATCAGAAAGCCCTTTCCCCCAAGTTTGGAATGAACTACCAGGTATTGGATGACAAGTTGAGTGTATTTGCCAACTATATGAATGGTTTCCGCAACGTAGCGCCCGTAGCTGCTAACCAGGCCGCCAACTACCCGGTGAACCTGGAGCCACAACAGGCTAACCAATACGAAGCAGGGGTGAAGACCGACCTTTTCAACCACAAACTTACCCTTACTGCCAGCTACTATAATATTGAAGTGACTAATATTACCCGTTCTATCAGTGTAGACGATCCGAACAGTACCGATCCTGCCAAAATGTTGAATGTAACCATTCAGGATGGTAACCAAAGAAGCCGTGGTGTGGAAGTTGACCTCGTAGCCAACCCGCTTCCCGGTTTGAACATCGTGGCCGGTTATGCATACAATGACAGCAAAATATTAAATGCAGCCCCGGCAACCAAAGACAGAAGGCCCAATACGGCCGGTCCTTCTTCCCTGGCCAATGCATGGATCAGCTATACTTTCAGGTCTGGTAAGCTGCAGGGCTTTGGAGCAGGCGTGGGTGGCAACTATGCCGGCGAGAACATCATTACCAGTACGCTCGCCACGGGCGATTTCACACTGCCTTCTTACACAGTGGTGAATGCAACCCTCTTTTATAATGCCAGCAAATTCCGCATTGCCCTCAAGGCCGATAACATTGCCGACAAAGAATACTTTGGAGGTTGGACTACTGTTGAAAAACAAATGCCCAGAAGATTTTCGGGCAGTGTAGCATTCAGGTTCTAA
- a CDS encoding VOC family protein has product MKVKIISIPVQDQEKALQFYTKKLGFVKKVDVPLSEDSRWLTVVSKEEQDGPEVLLEPVPNHFEPAKTYQKALFDAGIPYTQFNADNVQQEYERLVGLGVEFSVKPTEMGTVKIAVFNDTCGNNIQIVEML; this is encoded by the coding sequence ATGAAAGTAAAAATAATTAGTATTCCAGTCCAGGACCAGGAAAAAGCATTACAGTTCTACACGAAGAAATTAGGGTTTGTGAAAAAAGTAGATGTGCCATTAAGCGAAGACAGCAGATGGTTAACTGTGGTAAGCAAAGAAGAGCAAGATGGGCCAGAAGTTTTGTTGGAACCAGTACCCAACCATTTTGAACCAGCCAAAACGTATCAAAAAGCACTTTTTGACGCAGGAATTCCTTACACACAATTCAATGCTGACAACGTTCAGCAAGAATATGAGCGACTTGTAGGCCTTGGAGTTGAGTTCAGTGTAAAACCAACTGAAATGGGAACAGTGAAAATTGCTGTTTTTAATGACACTTGCGGAAACAATATTCAGATTGTCGAAATGCTTTGA
- a CDS encoding helix-turn-helix domain-containing protein: protein MADVDNNLHHFAVKQFHKMLIFRSRPVNGVYLSVSGNVNKDTDMTFYQSEIDRIRSICYSNQGQIETVIGTRHYINNNFDKELNLDMLSHIRFTSKFHLLRLFRRYYGQTPKQYLTDKRIEKAKELLNKGTNVTETCFAIGFESPSSFSTLFKSRVGLTPTEFQKRATFAKSV, encoded by the coding sequence TTGGCTGATGTTGATAATAACCTTCACCATTTTGCTGTTAAGCAGTTTCATAAAATGCTTATTTTTAGATCAAGACCGGTTAACGGCGTATATTTAAGTGTTAGTGGTAATGTTAACAAAGACACAGATATGACATTTTATCAAAGTGAAATAGATCGAATAAGGAGTATCTGCTATTCCAACCAGGGACAGATTGAAACAGTAATTGGAACACGCCATTACATAAACAATAACTTTGATAAAGAATTGAATTTAGACATGCTTTCGCATATCCGGTTTACCTCAAAATTTCACTTGCTTCGACTGTTTAGAAGGTACTATGGACAAACACCAAAACAGTATCTTACAGATAAACGGATTGAAAAAGCAAAAGAACTTCTGAACAAAGGAACGAATGTAACAGAAACTTGTTTCGCTATTGGATTTGAAAGCCCCAGCTCGTTTAGCACATTGTTTAAATCCCGTGTAGGACTGACGCCGACTGAATTTCAAAAAAGAGCAACTTTCGCAAAGTCGGTTTAA
- a CDS encoding fasciclin domain-containing protein, whose translation MSNITQVVNTDKNLKTLKKGVHSSDLDQLLSSTGPFTFFAPSDLAFEKLEEGFMRDLLEPKNKLKLTDLLNNHIVTGKVPFKDLKDGDRLKTINGNELIVEVKNGAVNIGGAVILGREAKISNGVMHSTDTVFIK comes from the coding sequence ATGTCAAATATCACACAGGTTGTTAACACGGATAAAAACCTGAAAACGTTAAAGAAAGGTGTGCATTCTTCAGACCTGGACCAGTTACTGAGCAGTACGGGGCCTTTCACTTTTTTTGCTCCTTCCGATCTTGCTTTTGAAAAACTGGAAGAAGGGTTCATGAGGGATCTCCTGGAGCCGAAAAATAAACTGAAACTTACCGATCTCCTGAATAATCATATCGTGACCGGAAAGGTCCCTTTCAAAGATCTGAAAGATGGCGATAGATTGAAAACAATAAATGGTAACGAATTAATAGTAGAGGTGAAAAATGGTGCTGTAAATATTGGGGGTGCCGTTATTCTCGGACGTGAAGCTAAAATATCTAATGGAGTTATGCATTCTACAGATACCGTGTTTATCAAATGA
- a CDS encoding BamA/TamA family outer membrane protein, giving the protein MDSSMQPGVLISKNEWPFLPHQGKGIRHILIKEFGFDKPFTDTAKEISYFGKDFIKHLHKVTREKVIRNNLFIKEKTALNANLVADNERHLRSLDYIHDARILVDTIANEPDSIDLMVVTKDFLSITFHLSHATKDRFKGRIGDANIMGTAQKVQFTALFDKKRNPHFGYEILYKKNGLGNTFINTTIGYSKINSDLHDGTSDEHTWYVAIERPLVSQYLHVAGAIKLAHSQTYNNYLKPDSLFYYYHYDTYDAWFGYNLGVRRFLFLKTILSRQFISIRYFRNRFNRVPHQVNDGFNFRFNDREAILAQFTFFRQNFYKTNYVFGFGITEDVPYGYNIALTTGWYKQLHMERLYTGVDANLYAVTDRGYVRQYFLRAGTFLNRRKIQDATILMGASIFSRIFSYRNLKIRHYLRFSYTKQFNRIGLEPLGINNVFGLQYISFDSASGHQRSSVHTETFFFIKYKLLGFKFAPFATADFALFTPEKNNFSHSGFYFGLGGGIRARNENILFGTVELRFMYFPRKSLQHNAFKLTLASNLRFRYNNSYVKEPDIIQVNSDYNNNIY; this is encoded by the coding sequence GTGGATTCATCCATGCAACCGGGTGTGCTCATCAGTAAAAATGAATGGCCGTTTCTACCTCACCAGGGTAAAGGCATCAGACATATACTGATCAAAGAATTCGGGTTTGACAAACCATTTACAGATACGGCAAAAGAAATCAGTTATTTCGGTAAAGATTTTATAAAGCACCTCCATAAAGTCACAAGAGAAAAGGTAATTCGCAATAATCTTTTCATTAAAGAAAAGACTGCACTCAATGCTAATTTAGTGGCAGACAATGAGCGGCATCTTCGTTCATTGGACTATATACATGATGCACGTATATTGGTAGATACGATTGCGAATGAACCTGATTCCATCGATTTGATGGTTGTAACCAAAGACTTCCTTAGCATTACATTTCACCTCAGCCACGCTACCAAAGACCGGTTTAAAGGAAGAATTGGGGATGCCAATATAATGGGCACGGCACAAAAAGTTCAGTTTACAGCATTGTTCGACAAAAAACGCAATCCGCATTTTGGCTATGAAATACTATACAAAAAAAATGGACTCGGCAATACATTTATTAATACAACTATTGGCTATTCAAAGATCAACTCCGATCTGCACGATGGCACTTCAGATGAACACACCTGGTATGTAGCTATCGAAAGGCCCTTGGTATCACAATACCTGCATGTTGCAGGTGCTATAAAGCTTGCTCATAGCCAAACTTATAATAATTATTTAAAGCCTGATAGCCTGTTTTATTATTATCATTACGATACCTATGATGCATGGTTTGGGTATAACCTGGGTGTGCGTAGATTCCTTTTCCTGAAAACTATACTAAGCAGGCAATTCATCAGCATTCGTTATTTTAGAAACAGGTTTAACCGGGTTCCTCACCAGGTAAACGACGGATTCAATTTCAGGTTCAATGACCGGGAAGCCATACTGGCTCAGTTCACTTTTTTCAGGCAAAACTTTTATAAAACCAATTACGTTTTTGGTTTTGGTATCACAGAAGATGTTCCTTATGGTTATAATATTGCTTTAACTACAGGCTGGTATAAACAATTGCACATGGAAAGGCTTTATACCGGAGTTGATGCCAATCTGTATGCTGTAACAGACAGAGGATATGTGAGGCAATACTTTTTACGAGCGGGCACTTTTTTAAACAGAAGAAAAATTCAGGATGCAACCATTTTAATGGGTGCCAGTATCTTCAGCCGTATTTTTAGCTACAGAAACTTAAAAATACGCCATTATCTGAGATTTAGTTATACGAAGCAATTTAACCGCATTGGTCTCGAACCTCTTGGGATTAATAATGTATTTGGACTTCAATATATTTCTTTTGATTCGGCAAGCGGACACCAGCGTTCGAGTGTGCACACAGAAACATTCTTTTTTATAAAATACAAATTGTTGGGGTTTAAGTTTGCACCGTTTGCAACTGCCGATTTTGCACTCTTCACACCTGAAAAGAATAACTTTTCACATTCGGGCTTTTATTTTGGTTTAGGCGGGGGGATACGGGCGCGCAACGAGAATATATTATTTGGCACAGTAGAATTGCGGTTCATGTATTTTCCACGAAAATCACTACAACACAATGCGTTCAAACTCACACTTGCAAGCAACCTGCGTTTCAGATACAATAACAGTTACGTAAAAGAACCAGATATTATTCAGGTAAACAGCGATTATAATAATAATATTTACTAA
- a CDS encoding DUF4202 domain-containing protein has translation MTKMEQAFHLFDAYNQQDPSVVIWNGQQYPSEYFYAIKLHEWVKRLDAAASEPLLLASRCQHIGRWEIARKTYPEGRVGYLTWRNDLSKFHAQKATEILQSLGYEMDIIARVNQIVLKKQLKTDTEVQTMENALCLVFLEFQYDDFIKKHPAETMIRILQKTWAKMSAPGRQMASSLTYSETGKLLLNKALERVS, from the coding sequence ATGACAAAAATGGAGCAGGCTTTTCATCTTTTTGATGCCTATAACCAACAGGACCCTTCGGTGGTAATATGGAATGGACAGCAGTATCCATCCGAATACTTTTACGCCATTAAGTTGCATGAGTGGGTAAAAAGACTTGACGCAGCAGCCAGTGAACCGCTTTTACTCGCTTCCAGGTGCCAGCATATTGGACGATGGGAAATTGCCAGAAAGACTTACCCTGAAGGCCGGGTGGGCTACCTGACATGGAGAAATGACCTCTCAAAATTCCACGCACAAAAGGCCACAGAGATCTTACAGTCGCTGGGATATGAAATGGACATCATTGCCCGGGTCAATCAAATTGTATTGAAAAAGCAGCTTAAAACAGATACTGAAGTTCAAACGATGGAGAATGCCCTTTGCCTGGTATTCCTGGAATTTCAGTACGATGATTTTATAAAAAAGCACCCGGCAGAAACAATGATCCGCATCCTGCAAAAAACATGGGCTAAAATGAGTGCACCCGGAAGGCAGATGGCCTCCTCACTCACCTATAGTGAGACGGGTAAGCTATTGTTGAACAAAGCCCTGGAGCGTGTTAGCTGA
- a CDS encoding tetratricopeptide repeat protein has product MKKLFAFLFTLLSFKLLQAQLSGNLFGTPYNFSKPSISGKGGGGSNSNDSWSSGNTSSTPAPTSSETITEAYEDKARKDYNKGVEAWKKRDWNSAIKFFNRATIYDEKNPAYKKALKDAKGYKQWDEGVEQAKGKSWEKAIEHYKKALELFPDDTVLKNNIIGCSYNQTSELAEKFYTKGNWINAAVYYQVLWKNFGNNSMLVQERYTECYTKVSSMKKSEQGYANFNAKVSEVKRKLPFVNSDWGL; this is encoded by the coding sequence ATGAAAAAGTTATTCGCATTCCTGTTCACCTTACTTTCTTTTAAACTGCTTCAAGCCCAGCTTTCCGGAAATCTTTTCGGAACACCTTATAATTTTAGTAAACCCAGCATCAGTGGCAAGGGCGGCGGAGGCAGTAATAGCAATGACTCATGGAGCTCGGGCAATACCAGTTCCACGCCTGCCCCCACTTCAAGTGAAACCATCACAGAAGCCTATGAGGATAAGGCAAGAAAAGACTACAATAAAGGTGTTGAGGCATGGAAAAAAAGGGATTGGAACAGCGCTATCAAATTTTTTAACCGGGCAACGATCTATGATGAGAAGAATCCAGCGTATAAAAAAGCGTTAAAGGATGCCAAAGGATATAAACAGTGGGATGAAGGTGTGGAGCAAGCCAAAGGTAAGTCCTGGGAAAAGGCGATTGAGCATTATAAAAAGGCATTGGAGCTCTTTCCGGACGATACGGTGCTGAAAAATAATATTATTGGTTGTTCGTACAATCAAACTTCAGAGCTGGCCGAAAAGTTCTATACGAAAGGGAATTGGATCAATGCGGCAGTTTATTATCAGGTGCTCTGGAAAAATTTCGGAAATAACAGTATGCTCGTGCAGGAAAGATACACTGAATGCTATACTAAGGTAAGCAGCATGAAAAAGTCAGAGCAAGGGTACGCGAATTTTAACGCGAAGGTCAGTGAAGTAAAGCGTAAGCTGCCGTTTGTAAATAGTGATTGGGGCTTATAA
- a CDS encoding carboxypeptidase regulatory-like domain-containing protein has translation MACLLFYTSTTAQVRLEGKVRDTSGNPIPDVSVSIVKKSNGAGILFTKTDQAGKYVLTVENTGEVTGLFIKVTAIGYQKAEKNILPSVLSYDFVLTIDPKLLNEVVVKNKGPIVTQKGDTLNFRVADFAGKNDRMIADVLQKIPGIEVDKNGKIKYNGRYINNFFIEGDDLLADKYNTATRNIPSDLVDKIQVLENNQPVKVLSNIQSGGTAINITLKDKAKIKPINNVQVGGGYRDVYDMTFTSLLFKNTYKSINVFKKNNIGIDPSEQVTSLNLSEFLLQYENNSKTTFLSESVASPPDISKQRYLFNNSNFLNLNHLFKLNNDVQLRFNGSMLIDKQQRNYRQTTDIFLLGDTVSYEEIQSYTDRSKTFNPEINLTINKNRYFLTNNTSLRFEYHDGGGKTMVNGNGIQQALTNDQQSFSNTLKALYAFKNRKIIEINSYITYTNEPQYLSIRPGLYEDLFSTGGGYESLRHVVKAPLLFTNNFIAARQRIGKTILTAKTGFLLQDQTFRSFFETNKSGSYFPITNPDFINNLQWRKTKLYAEPQLRYVHQRTEVNFSAPASIVSIHAKDSTHQYKNSTSRFFIEPALRWQYKVGKESSVYSSYSYNNRLGTMDDVYRGNILQNYRSFTFNDAPIQEINNHTVGAGFIYKKAIKIFFANFSASYTSGTKNVIFSSEIQDNITKRIALPVKNNYSSVLIAGAVSKYLFPLKSTINLKYNYQLNSTNQIQNNVLLRLKENVHFIKGAIRITRIKFITFNYEGSYLYSYTKQRNQLISNQGIGQFKQLAEVDFFPADRLSMKLTAEHTSTSQSYNSQKNFFFSDVTARYRLAKPNIELELTAFNITNLKYYNVLAVSENSIFKSAYELRPRFILLKASFSF, from the coding sequence ATGGCATGCCTGCTTTTTTACACCAGCACTACGGCACAGGTACGGCTGGAAGGAAAGGTACGTGACACCTCCGGAAACCCTATACCCGACGTTAGCGTAAGTATCGTAAAGAAAAGCAATGGAGCTGGGATCCTTTTCACCAAAACTGATCAGGCCGGTAAGTATGTACTGACTGTCGAAAACACGGGCGAGGTTACAGGATTATTTATTAAAGTAACGGCTATCGGTTATCAGAAAGCTGAAAAAAATATTCTTCCCAGCGTCTTATCGTACGACTTCGTGCTGACAATAGATCCCAAGTTACTTAATGAGGTAGTGGTGAAGAATAAAGGTCCCATTGTAACACAAAAAGGAGACACCCTTAATTTCCGGGTAGCAGATTTTGCCGGCAAAAACGACAGGATGATAGCGGATGTACTGCAAAAGATACCCGGCATAGAAGTAGATAAAAACGGGAAGATCAAATACAACGGCAGGTACATCAATAATTTTTTTATTGAGGGAGATGATCTCCTTGCAGACAAATACAACACAGCCACCAGGAATATTCCCTCGGACCTGGTAGATAAGATACAGGTGCTTGAAAACAACCAACCGGTTAAAGTATTAAGCAATATTCAGTCGGGCGGCACCGCCATCAATATTACGCTGAAGGACAAAGCGAAGATTAAGCCGATCAATAACGTGCAGGTTGGGGGTGGGTATAGGGATGTGTATGATATGACGTTCACCTCCCTCCTCTTCAAAAACACGTATAAAAGCATCAATGTATTTAAAAAGAATAATATTGGCATTGATCCGTCTGAACAAGTAACATCGCTTAATTTATCAGAATTCCTGCTTCAATACGAGAATAACAGCAAGACCACTTTCCTGAGCGAAAGTGTAGCCAGTCCACCTGATATCAGCAAACAACGTTACTTATTCAACAATAGCAATTTTCTAAACCTGAACCACCTGTTTAAATTAAATAACGATGTTCAGCTAAGGTTCAATGGCTCTATGCTGATAGACAAGCAGCAACGGAATTACCGGCAAACGACCGATATTTTTCTTTTGGGAGATACTGTCTCGTATGAAGAGATCCAATCCTATACAGACCGTTCGAAAACATTTAACCCGGAGATCAACCTGACGATCAATAAGAACAGGTATTTTTTAACCAATAATACAAGCCTTCGCTTTGAGTACCACGATGGCGGAGGTAAGACCATGGTGAATGGAAATGGTATTCAGCAAGCCTTAACCAATGATCAGCAATCTTTTTCCAACACCCTGAAAGCCCTGTATGCCTTTAAGAACAGAAAGATAATAGAGATCAACTCATATATTACTTATACCAACGAACCTCAATATCTTTCTATCAGACCAGGCCTGTACGAAGACCTGTTTTCCACCGGCGGCGGTTACGAATCACTGCGGCACGTTGTTAAAGCCCCTCTTTTGTTTACCAATAATTTCATTGCAGCAAGGCAAAGGATCGGCAAGACTATTTTGACAGCCAAGACAGGTTTCCTATTGCAGGACCAAACTTTCAGGTCCTTTTTTGAAACCAATAAGTCGGGGAGTTATTTCCCTATCACCAATCCTGATTTCATCAATAACCTGCAATGGAGAAAAACAAAACTGTATGCGGAACCACAGTTACGATATGTACACCAAAGAACAGAAGTAAATTTTTCTGCCCCTGCCAGCATCGTGAGCATTCATGCGAAAGATTCCACCCATCAGTATAAAAATTCGACCAGCCGTTTTTTCATCGAACCAGCACTGCGCTGGCAATATAAAGTAGGGAAAGAGAGCAGCGTTTATTCCAGTTATTCGTATAATAACCGGTTAGGGACAATGGATGATGTTTACCGGGGAAATATATTGCAGAATTACCGGAGCTTTACTTTCAACGATGCTCCTATACAGGAAATCAATAATCATACAGTAGGTGCAGGGTTCATTTATAAGAAAGCCATCAAGATATTCTTTGCCAATTTCTCTGCGTCGTATACCAGCGGAACAAAAAATGTAATTTTCTCGTCAGAGATCCAGGATAATATCACCAAACGGATTGCTTTGCCGGTCAAAAATAATTATAGCTCGGTGTTGATAGCTGGTGCTGTCAGCAAGTACCTGTTCCCACTTAAAAGCACCATCAACCTAAAGTATAATTATCAATTGAATTCGACCAACCAGATCCAGAATAATGTTTTACTAAGATTAAAGGAAAATGTTCATTTTATTAAAGGAGCTATAAGAATAACCAGGATAAAATTCATCACCTTCAATTATGAAGGCTCTTATCTTTATTCTTATACAAAGCAACGCAACCAATTAATTTCCAACCAGGGCATTGGTCAATTCAAACAGCTTGCTGAAGTTGATTTTTTCCCGGCTGATCGCTTATCCATGAAATTGACAGCAGAGCATACTTCTACCAGTCAGTCGTATAACAGCCAGAAGAATTTCTTCTTTTCAGATGTAACAGCGCGGTACCGGTTGGCCAAACCCAATATAGAATTAGAGTTAACGGCCTTTAATATCACCAACCTGAAGTATTATAATGTACTCGCTGTTTCCGAGAACAGTATTTTTAAAAGCGCATACGAATTGCGCCCCCGCTTTATTTTGCTGAAAGCGTCCTTTTCTTTTTAA
- a CDS encoding GLPGLI family protein, translating to MKKLFFIYLLLLSITLPAQTNQAIAGRIIYKFSHVRDTTMPTRSYKEDMVLFFNKDISLYKSYTKLVNDSLRNIEMEKALAAGVNKLNIGRVRATTMDEYYTDVQKKQFWRYRPFLGNNYVVMEALSKIDWKILDETRVINGNNCQKATGKIGGRTWFAWFCIDFPFAYGPWKLNGLPGLILEATDEKNRISFVFSGIELNGSGNTALNFPSNMMKTTNKSLNEMIEAYKNDPNAFSAETGVELKVTSSQTVTRAVINNPLEIPDK from the coding sequence ATGAAAAAGCTCTTTTTTATTTATTTACTATTACTATCCATCACTCTTCCGGCACAAACCAACCAGGCCATAGCAGGGAGAATTATTTATAAGTTTAGTCATGTAAGGGATACCACCATGCCCACCAGGTCATACAAGGAAGACATGGTGTTGTTTTTTAACAAAGACATCAGTTTATACAAAAGTTACACCAAGCTGGTCAATGATTCGCTCAGAAATATCGAAATGGAAAAAGCATTGGCAGCGGGAGTAAATAAGCTCAATATTGGCCGGGTAAGAGCAACCACCATGGACGAGTATTATACCGATGTTCAAAAGAAACAATTTTGGAGATACAGGCCATTTCTCGGCAACAATTATGTGGTAATGGAAGCCTTATCGAAAATTGATTGGAAGATCCTTGACGAAACCAGGGTAATCAATGGCAATAATTGTCAAAAAGCAACTGGTAAGATCGGGGGCCGTACCTGGTTTGCCTGGTTCTGTATAGATTTCCCTTTCGCTTATGGCCCCTGGAAGTTGAATGGCTTACCGGGTTTAATACTGGAGGCTACTGATGAAAAGAACCGGATCTCATTTGTATTTAGCGGCATTGAATTAAATGGTTCGGGCAATACGGCATTGAACTTTCCCTCCAATATGATGAAGACCACCAACAAGAGCCTGAATGAAATGATCGAGGCCTATAAAAATGATCCAAATGCATTTTCTGCAGAAACAGGGGTTGAATTAAAAGTCACCTCCAGTCAAACAGTAACCAGAGCAGTTATCAATAATCCGCTTGAAATACCTGATAAATAG